Proteins co-encoded in one Streptomyces sp. NBC_01283 genomic window:
- a CDS encoding TetR/AcrR family transcriptional regulator: MAEGLRERKKRQTKQRISDIATGLFLEHGFVTVTVADVAEAADVSVNTVYNYFPAKEDLFLDRGEAVVDRLSGYVRGRRAGESAAAAVLRQLRADVEGVSPSIGLFTGWADFMKVITDAHALRSRLWEIQQEALGHLTKTLADETGAADGDPMPGLIAGQLSWVHSTLMAWIGDEMVKCRKPAEVSRDALVLLDEMEDLLGEKVLNYAVRGAE; this comes from the coding sequence ATGGCTGAAGGGCTCAGGGAGCGCAAGAAGCGGCAGACGAAGCAGCGGATCTCGGACATCGCGACCGGGCTCTTCCTGGAGCACGGCTTCGTCACGGTGACCGTCGCGGACGTCGCGGAGGCCGCCGACGTCTCCGTGAACACCGTCTACAACTATTTCCCGGCCAAGGAGGACCTCTTCCTCGACCGGGGCGAGGCCGTCGTCGACCGGCTCTCCGGTTATGTGCGCGGCCGGCGCGCGGGGGAGTCCGCCGCCGCCGCGGTCCTGCGCCAACTGCGCGCGGACGTGGAGGGCGTGTCGCCCTCCATCGGTCTCTTCACCGGCTGGGCCGACTTCATGAAGGTCATCACCGACGCCCACGCCCTGCGCTCCCGGCTCTGGGAGATCCAGCAGGAGGCGCTCGGCCACCTCACGAAGACCCTCGCCGACGAGACGGGGGCCGCCGACGGCGACCCCATGCCCGGCCTGATCGCGGGTCAGCTCTCCTGGGTCCACAGCACGCTCATGGCGTGGATCGGCGACGAGATGGTCAAGTGCCGCAAGCCCGCCGAAGTGTCCCGGGATGCCCTCGTGCTGCTCGACGAGATGGAGGACCTGCTCGGCGAAAAGGTCCTCAACTACGCGGTGCGCGGCGCCGAATGA
- a CDS encoding ATP/GTP-binding protein yields MSPRRNRPKGAGEASPRTDGEPTGRYGGFQSTESWQGEQWSLRHVAGASAAGKSYRCPGCDQEIPSGVAHVVAWPEHSGVDERRHWHKACWNAKDRRTTRVQRSRNAPRY; encoded by the coding sequence GTGTCCCCGCGTCGCAACCGCCCGAAGGGCGCCGGAGAAGCCAGCCCGCGCACGGACGGGGAACCGACGGGCCGCTACGGCGGCTTCCAGTCCACCGAGTCCTGGCAGGGCGAGCAGTGGAGCCTGCGCCACGTGGCGGGGGCCAGTGCGGCGGGCAAGAGCTACCGCTGCCCCGGCTGCGACCAGGAGATCCCCTCCGGGGTCGCGCACGTGGTGGCCTGGCCCGAGCACTCGGGCGTGGACGAGCGCAGGCACTGGCACAAGGCCTGCTGGAACGCGAAGGACCGCCGCACCACGCGGGTGCAGCGGTCCCGTAACGCGCCTAGGTACTGA
- a CDS encoding ABC transporter permease, whose product MSAFLSDTALIFGRYARQTLRSKFQILFGVLMPLLYLLFFGPLLTDLPLGSRGDSWQVLVPGLLLQLGLFGASYSGFAIIIEKQFGVVERMRVTPVSRLALLLGRVLRDAALFVFQAVLLVLAAVVMGLRAPLAGILIGFAFVGVLTVVLASLSYALALLVSKPHEFGPVINAVSMPSMLLSGLMLPMALAPGWLDVLSHFMPFRYLVDAVRAAYVGEYASTAMLYGVLMAAALALGSVTVGTRVFRKAGA is encoded by the coding sequence ATGTCTGCGTTCCTCTCCGACACCGCGCTGATCTTCGGGCGGTACGCCCGCCAGACCCTGCGCTCCAAGTTCCAGATCCTCTTCGGCGTCCTGATGCCGCTGCTCTATCTGCTCTTCTTCGGCCCGCTCCTGACCGACCTGCCGCTCGGCTCGCGCGGTGACTCCTGGCAGGTGCTCGTGCCGGGCCTGCTGCTCCAACTCGGCCTCTTCGGCGCCTCGTACAGCGGATTCGCGATCATCATCGAGAAGCAGTTCGGCGTGGTGGAGCGGATGCGGGTGACGCCGGTCAGCCGGCTCGCGCTCCTTCTCGGGCGGGTCCTCCGCGACGCCGCGCTCTTCGTCTTCCAGGCGGTGCTGCTGGTCCTCGCGGCCGTGGTGATGGGGCTGCGGGCGCCGCTCGCGGGCATCCTCATCGGCTTCGCGTTCGTGGGGGTCCTCACCGTCGTCCTCGCGTCCCTCTCGTACGCGCTCGCGCTGCTCGTCTCCAAGCCGCACGAGTTCGGGCCCGTCATCAACGCGGTCAGCATGCCCTCGATGCTGCTCTCCGGCCTGATGCTGCCGATGGCGCTCGCGCCGGGCTGGCTGGACGTGCTCTCGCACTTCATGCCGTTCCGCTATCTCGTGGACGCGGTGCGGGCCGCCTACGTGGGCGAGTACGCGAGCACGGCGATGCTGTACGGCGTCCTGATGGCCGCCGCGCTCGCCCTCGGGTCCGTGACGGTCGGCACACGTGTCTTCCGGAAGGCGGGCGCGTAA
- a CDS encoding ABC transporter permease → MAPPPAAPAPPSAWQQAMNNAYTSPIPVKKTHLGNALASEWTKIKSVRSTMWTLGVFFLLVVGIGLLVGVNTQDRDYADVPFTIPAFFGLVLGQICLITLGVLVTSSEYGTGMIRTTFTASPQRYRVLAAKILIFFVIAFVVSAGSILLVGLMTSGMHSGPEAGDVDWAGTVLKGGLYVSLLGVLALAAGSMLRHSAGAITAMLGVVLVPAILPVFLMISEGTRPLGEKMMDYNAINSLAKIFEMDGEGGGTSQLLLLVGVTAAAIVGAFALLEKRDV, encoded by the coding sequence ATGGCGCCCCCGCCGGCCGCACCCGCGCCGCCCTCCGCCTGGCAGCAGGCGATGAACAACGCCTACACCTCGCCGATCCCGGTCAAGAAGACCCACCTCGGCAACGCCCTGGCGTCCGAGTGGACGAAGATCAAGTCGGTCCGCTCGACGATGTGGACCCTCGGCGTCTTCTTCCTCCTGGTCGTGGGCATCGGCCTGCTCGTGGGCGTGAACACGCAGGACCGGGACTACGCGGACGTGCCGTTCACGATCCCGGCGTTCTTCGGTCTCGTGCTCGGCCAGATCTGCCTGATCACACTCGGCGTCCTGGTGACGTCGTCCGAGTACGGCACCGGCATGATCCGTACGACGTTCACGGCGTCGCCGCAGCGCTACCGTGTGCTCGCCGCCAAGATCCTGATCTTCTTCGTGATCGCCTTCGTCGTCTCGGCGGGTTCCATCCTGCTGGTGGGCCTGATGACGTCGGGGATGCACAGCGGCCCCGAGGCCGGTGACGTCGACTGGGCGGGCACGGTCCTCAAGGGCGGGCTCTACGTCTCGCTCCTGGGCGTCCTCGCGCTCGCCGCAGGATCGATGCTGCGCCACTCGGCGGGTGCGATCACCGCGATGCTCGGCGTCGTCCTGGTGCCCGCGATCCTGCCCGTGTTCCTGATGATCTCCGAGGGCACGCGCCCGCTGGGCGAGAAGATGATGGACTACAACGCCATCAACTCGCTCGCCAAGATCTTCGAGATGGACGGCGAGGGCGGCGGCACCTCGCAGCTCCTGCTGCTCGTCGGCGTGACCGCGGCCGCGATCGTCGGCGCCTTCGCCCTCCTGGAGAAGCGCGACGTGTAG
- a CDS encoding ATP-binding protein translates to MDPMNRGPEEYGHDGINDDDSARSVRPPRDPSPSSQLRSSRGDPNTPDFGQPAPTLARTVQLVSGDFLLTVNPVDGSEIEPCPPGERPARPVKRTAAERAELRRSSAPPVPPGPALPRMPLLERQEERERLVRLLARGRSVRLTGPAGSGRTSLLNAVAEDCADLAPDGVIRLSGYHKSPGDLLQDLFGAVYNAPLHRPDRALLLELVHDIGAVVVLDDLEFGAAALEELLDATPECAFLISATPEVAAPSPDSHLEEVFLGGLGRSGGLELLERAVGRVLTDDEAGWAGDLWFESEGLPLRFVQAGALLRQRDQLRADPNAFDEYGYFAEGPVDAPFDAEGHDVPLPSLADGAAPAALLASRLSPSARTTLRFAVALGGELPHQAHLPALVGDTHADAALAELVSTALVTAVGSHYRLAAGVRTQLEVSGYGDDTAEHAQSAARHYAWWAGHPSVGPERVVAEADAVLAALGVLVAGQSASGAPAGGGSMGSEESAAVLLARTVAPAFAGGLDWGAWERALRSGQEAARTAGEVAEEAYFHHELGVLALCGGQLDRARVELEASIGLRGALADKRGMIAGRRALALVADRSGGVMPGGSTAAAGEEMPDARHEESASPPGGVPAAFALPTPPPEPETLVTRKAPPAVGVGPAPTRRSIVSGTRRNLVAAGAGALLAAVLGTVVTLGATSDKNDNPPDKVKTEQSATEDQGDDGLTADKPAKDSTSRPDDDGADNVPGTADDGGASESGGPSDEPSDSGKPSDDTSGKPTTKPTDKPTTKPPTTKPPTTKPPTTKPPTTKPPTTKPPTTPPPTTPTPDPPSSPVTSNSASGPASSPATSDSASDAESTI, encoded by the coding sequence ATGGACCCGATGAACCGGGGACCGGAAGAGTACGGCCATGACGGCATCAACGACGACGATTCGGCGCGTTCCGTGCGGCCACCGCGCGATCCTTCCCCAAGCTCTCAACTCCGTTCGAGCAGGGGAGACCCCAACACACCGGACTTCGGTCAGCCCGCGCCCACGCTCGCCCGCACCGTCCAGCTCGTCTCGGGTGACTTCCTGCTCACCGTTAACCCCGTCGACGGCAGCGAGATCGAACCCTGCCCGCCCGGCGAACGTCCCGCACGGCCCGTCAAGCGCACCGCCGCCGAGCGTGCCGAGCTGCGCCGCTCATCGGCGCCGCCCGTGCCGCCGGGTCCCGCACTGCCCCGGATGCCGCTCCTGGAGCGTCAGGAGGAGCGTGAGCGGCTCGTGCGCCTGCTCGCACGCGGGCGCTCGGTGCGGCTCACGGGTCCCGCGGGCTCGGGGCGAACCTCGCTCCTGAACGCCGTCGCCGAGGACTGCGCGGACCTCGCACCGGACGGCGTCATCCGGCTCTCCGGGTACCACAAGTCGCCCGGCGACCTGCTCCAGGATCTCTTCGGCGCGGTCTACAACGCCCCGCTGCACCGCCCCGACCGCGCACTGCTGCTCGAACTGGTCCACGACATCGGCGCGGTCGTCGTCCTGGACGACCTGGAGTTCGGCGCGGCCGCCCTGGAAGAGCTGCTCGACGCCACACCCGAGTGCGCCTTCCTCATCTCCGCCACCCCCGAGGTCGCGGCGCCGTCCCCGGACTCGCACCTCGAAGAGGTCTTCCTCGGCGGGCTCGGCCGCAGCGGCGGCCTCGAACTCCTGGAGCGCGCCGTCGGCCGCGTCCTGACGGACGACGAGGCGGGCTGGGCGGGCGACCTCTGGTTCGAGTCGGAGGGGCTGCCCCTGCGCTTCGTCCAGGCGGGCGCCCTGCTGCGCCAGCGCGACCAGCTGCGCGCCGACCCGAACGCCTTCGACGAGTACGGCTACTTCGCCGAGGGGCCGGTCGACGCGCCCTTCGACGCCGAGGGCCACGACGTCCCGCTGCCCTCGCTCGCCGACGGCGCGGCGCCCGCGGCGCTGCTCGCCTCACGGCTGAGCCCGTCGGCACGCACCACGCTGCGGTTCGCCGTCGCACTCGGCGGGGAACTGCCGCACCAGGCCCATCTGCCCGCCCTCGTGGGGGACACCCACGCGGACGCGGCCCTCGCCGAGCTGGTCTCCACCGCGCTCGTCACGGCCGTCGGCTCGCACTACCGGCTCGCCGCCGGGGTGCGTACACAGCTGGAGGTGTCCGGGTACGGGGACGACACCGCGGAGCACGCCCAGAGCGCCGCCCGGCACTACGCCTGGTGGGCGGGGCACCCCTCGGTCGGCCCGGAGCGGGTCGTGGCCGAGGCGGACGCCGTGCTCGCGGCGCTGGGCGTCCTGGTCGCGGGACAGTCCGCTTCGGGGGCACCGGCCGGCGGCGGGTCCATGGGCAGCGAGGAGAGCGCCGCCGTGCTGCTCGCCCGCACCGTCGCGCCCGCCTTCGCGGGAGGGCTCGACTGGGGCGCCTGGGAGCGTGCCCTGCGGTCGGGCCAGGAGGCGGCACGGACCGCGGGAGAGGTCGCCGAAGAGGCGTACTTCCACCATGAACTCGGCGTCCTCGCGCTCTGCGGCGGACAGCTCGACCGGGCCCGCGTCGAGCTGGAGGCCTCCATCGGCCTGCGCGGCGCGCTCGCCGACAAGCGGGGCATGATCGCGGGGCGCAGGGCTCTCGCCCTGGTCGCCGACCGCTCGGGCGGCGTGATGCCCGGCGGAAGCACGGCAGCCGCGGGCGAGGAGATGCCCGACGCGCGCCACGAGGAGTCGGCATCGCCCCCGGGCGGCGTACCGGCGGCGTTCGCGCTGCCCACACCGCCCCCGGAGCCCGAGACCCTGGTCACCCGCAAGGCGCCGCCCGCGGTGGGCGTCGGCCCGGCACCGACCCGCCGCTCCATCGTCAGCGGCACCCGGCGCAACCTCGTCGCGGCGGGCGCGGGCGCCCTGCTCGCGGCCGTGCTCGGCACCGTGGTGACCCTCGGGGCCACGTCGGACAAGAACGATAACCCGCCCGACAAGGTCAAGACGGAGCAGTCGGCGACCGAGGACCAGGGCGACGACGGCCTGACCGCCGACAAGCCCGCGAAGGACTCGACGAGCCGCCCGGACGACGACGGCGCGGACAACGTCCCCGGCACCGCGGACGACGGCGGGGCCAGTGAGAGCGGCGGACCGTCGGACGAGCCGAGCGACAGCGGCAAGCCCTCCGACGACACCTCGGGCAAGCCGACGACGAAGCCGACGGACAAGCCCACCACGAAGCCGCCCACGACGAAGCCCCCGACGACCAAGCCCCCGACCACGAAGCCGCCGACCACGAAGCCGCCCACGACGAAGCCTCCGACGACCCCGCCGCCGACCACGCCGACGCCGGACCCGCCGTCGTCCCCGGTCACCTCGAATTCGGCCAGCGGCCCCGCGAGCAGCCCGGCGACGAGCGACTCCGCGTCGGACGCGGAGTCGACGATCTGA
- a CDS encoding 3-hydroxyacyl-CoA dehydrogenase family protein, with product MARKLAVIGAGLMGSGIAQVSAQAGWDVVLRDVTDEALTRGTDGIKASYDKFVSKGKLAAEDAEAALGRITTSTDMDAVADADIVVEAVFEKLEVKHEIFRTLDKIVREDAVLASNTSAIPITKIAAVTERPERVVGAHFFSPVPMMQLCELVRGYKTSDETLARTREFAESVGKTCIVVNRDVAGFVTTRLISALVVEAAKLHESGVATAEDIDIACKLGFGHAMGPLATADLTGVDILLHATDNIYTESQDEKFAAPELMRRMVDAGDIGRKSGQGFYKH from the coding sequence GTGGCACGGAAGCTCGCCGTCATCGGAGCCGGACTCATGGGGTCCGGCATCGCTCAGGTCTCCGCCCAGGCGGGCTGGGACGTCGTCCTGCGCGACGTCACCGATGAGGCCCTGACCCGTGGCACCGACGGGATCAAGGCGTCGTACGACAAGTTCGTGAGCAAGGGCAAGCTCGCCGCCGAGGACGCCGAGGCGGCGCTCGGGCGCATCACGACGAGCACCGACATGGACGCCGTCGCCGACGCGGACATCGTCGTCGAGGCCGTCTTCGAGAAGCTCGAGGTCAAGCACGAGATCTTCCGTACGCTCGACAAGATCGTGCGCGAGGACGCGGTGCTCGCCTCCAACACCTCGGCCATCCCGATCACGAAGATCGCGGCCGTGACGGAGCGTCCGGAGCGGGTCGTGGGCGCGCACTTCTTCTCGCCGGTGCCGATGATGCAGCTGTGCGAACTGGTGCGCGGCTACAAGACCAGCGACGAAACCCTCGCCCGCACGCGTGAGTTCGCCGAGTCCGTCGGCAAGACCTGCATCGTCGTGAACCGCGACGTCGCCGGGTTCGTGACGACCCGTCTGATCTCGGCGCTCGTCGTCGAGGCCGCGAAGCTCCACGAGTCGGGCGTCGCCACCGCCGAGGACATCGACATCGCCTGCAAGCTCGGCTTCGGGCACGCCATGGGACCGCTCGCGACCGCCGACCTGACGGGCGTCGACATCCTGCTGCACGCCACGGACAACATCTACACGGAGTCCCAGGACGAGAAGTTCGCCGCGCCCGAGCTGATGCGCCGGATGGTTGACGCCGGTGACATCGGCCGCAAGAGCGGGCAGGGCTTCTACAAGCACTGA
- a CDS encoding STAS domain-containing protein: protein MHIRGDQAQLVVGGRLDVRSAADARTVLHSAVDDGAGDLVLDLSELDSWDATGLGVIMGAHRRAGRCGRRLVLRSVPPQMQRLLVATRLHRILAIEGGIGVESLPRV, encoded by the coding sequence ATGCACATCAGGGGCGACCAGGCCCAGCTGGTCGTCGGGGGACGCCTCGACGTACGCAGCGCGGCGGACGCCCGAACGGTCCTGCACTCGGCCGTCGACGACGGAGCCGGTGACCTGGTGCTCGACCTCTCCGAACTCGACTCGTGGGACGCCACGGGACTCGGCGTCATCATGGGTGCGCACCGGCGCGCGGGACGGTGCGGACGCCGTCTCGTGCTGCGCAGTGTGCCGCCCCAGATGCAGCGCCTGCTGGTGGCCACCCGGCTCCATCGCATCCTCGCCATCGAGGGCGGCATCGGGGTGGAATCGCTTCCGCGGGTGTGA
- a CDS encoding ABC transporter ATP-binding protein, whose translation MAIISTAGLTRTFRTKRATVEAVRGIDLTVTPGEILGFLGPNGAGKTTTLRMLTTLLPPTGGAATVAGIDLARDPAAVRRRIGYVAQSGGVDLTVSVREELVTQGRLYRLTKPQAATRAAELAADLGLTEFLDRKCASLSGGQRRRLDIAMGLMHRPEVLFLDEPTTGLDPGSRADLWALVRRLRDDHGTTVVLTTHYLDEADALCDRLVVIDKGVVVAEGTPSALKLRYGGSIDASLQDTFLAVTGRDLTPKDTAPVAV comes from the coding sequence ATGGCAATCATCAGCACGGCAGGCCTCACCCGGACCTTCCGGACCAAGCGCGCCACCGTCGAAGCCGTGCGCGGCATCGACCTCACCGTCACCCCCGGCGAGATCCTGGGCTTCCTCGGACCGAACGGCGCGGGCAAGACGACGACGCTGCGCATGCTCACCACCCTCCTGCCGCCCACCGGCGGCGCCGCCACCGTCGCGGGCATCGACCTGGCCCGCGACCCGGCGGCCGTACGGCGCAGGATCGGGTACGTGGCCCAGTCAGGCGGCGTCGACCTCACCGTCTCCGTACGCGAGGAGTTGGTCACCCAGGGGCGGCTCTACCGCCTGACCAAGCCCCAAGCCGCCACTCGCGCCGCGGAGTTGGCCGCCGACCTGGGCCTCACCGAGTTCCTCGACCGCAAGTGCGCGAGCCTCTCCGGCGGCCAGCGGCGGCGCCTCGACATCGCCATGGGCCTGATGCACAGGCCCGAGGTGCTCTTCCTCGACGAGCCGACCACGGGGCTCGACCCGGGCAGCAGGGCCGACCTGTGGGCGCTCGTGCGGCGGCTGCGCGACGACCACGGCACCACCGTCGTCCTGACCACCCACTACCTCGACGAGGCCGACGCGCTCTGCGACCGCCTCGTCGTCATCGACAAGGGCGTCGTGGTCGCCGAGGGCACCCCGAGCGCGCTCAAGCTCCGGTACGGCGGCTCCATCGACGCCTCGCTCCAGGACACGTTCCTGGCCGTCACCGGGCGCGACCTCACCCCCAAGGACACGGCGCCCGTCGCCGTCTGA
- the nucS gene encoding endonuclease NucS has protein sequence MRLVIARCSVDYAGRLTAHLPSAPRLILVKADGSVSIHADDRAYKPLNWMSPPCTLKEGTGDDAGVWTVVNKAGEKLIITMEEILHDSSHELGVDPGLIKDGVEAHLQELLADRIETLGEGYSLIRREYMTAIGPVDILCRDADGQTVAVEIKRRGEIDGVEQLTRYLELLNRDPHLAPVKGIFAAQEIKPQARVLATDRGIGCAVLDYNAMRGIEDDKLRLF, from the coding sequence ATGCGTCTCGTCATTGCCCGTTGCTCCGTGGATTACGCGGGCCGGCTCACCGCCCATCTCCCGTCGGCCCCCCGCCTGATCCTCGTGAAGGCGGACGGCAGTGTCTCGATCCACGCGGACGACCGGGCCTACAAACCTCTCAACTGGATGTCCCCGCCCTGCACCTTGAAGGAGGGGACGGGGGACGACGCGGGCGTCTGGACCGTCGTGAACAAGGCGGGCGAGAAACTCATCATCACGATGGAAGAGATCCTGCACGACTCCTCGCACGAGCTGGGCGTCGATCCCGGCCTCATCAAGGACGGCGTGGAGGCACATCTCCAGGAGCTGCTCGCCGACCGGATCGAGACGCTCGGTGAGGGCTACTCGCTGATCCGCCGCGAGTACATGACGGCGATCGGCCCGGTGGACATCCTCTGCCGTGACGCCGACGGGCAGACCGTCGCCGTGGAGATCAAGCGGCGCGGCGAGATCGACGGTGTCGAGCAACTCACCCGCTATCTGGAGCTGTTGAACCGCGACCCGCACCTGGCCCCCGTCAAGGGCATCTTCGCCGCCCAGGAGATCAAGCCGCAGGCCCGCGTGCTCGCCACGGACCGCGGCATCGGCTGCGCCGTCCTCGACTACAACGCGATGCGCGGCATCGAGGACGACAAGCTGCGGCTGTTCTAG
- a CDS encoding LLM class flavin-dependent oxidoreductase, whose translation MRVGSFVLAAQFPGQGQGEALHRAVRSAEVAEEAGLDSVWLAEHHFVPYGTCPSAVTLAALLLGRTRRIRVGTAVSVLPTVHPVALGEQAALLHLTSGGRFSLGVGRGGPWVDLEVFGSGLDAYEKGFPDSLDLLLRWLSEPRVASEAGRFPFREVAVVPRPQEALAGSGADAGEASGGPEVIVACTSPASVRLTAERGLPMLLGMHVGDEEKAEMVALWQRHARAAGRTPEEVHRAAHVSAGVAQIADRRLDAAETLQKAMPGWLKQGLDAHVTVDGRPRAMRDPLAYTELLCGLHPVGTPQLCADRIAATSERTGITRFALLVEGSGDLATTEENVRRLGAEVLPQLG comes from the coding sequence ATGCGTGTAGGTAGTTTTGTTCTGGCCGCCCAGTTCCCGGGACAGGGGCAGGGGGAGGCACTGCACCGCGCGGTGCGGTCCGCCGAGGTGGCCGAGGAGGCGGGCCTTGACTCGGTCTGGCTCGCCGAGCACCACTTCGTGCCGTACGGCACGTGTCCGTCCGCCGTGACCCTCGCCGCGCTCCTTCTCGGGCGTACGCGGCGCATCCGGGTCGGCACCGCCGTGAGCGTCCTGCCGACCGTCCACCCCGTGGCCCTTGGCGAGCAGGCGGCGCTGCTGCACCTGACGTCCGGCGGGCGCTTCTCGCTGGGCGTGGGGCGCGGCGGACCGTGGGTGGACCTGGAGGTCTTCGGGTCCGGCCTGGACGCGTACGAGAAGGGCTTCCCGGACTCGCTCGACCTGCTGCTGCGGTGGCTGAGCGAGCCGCGCGTCGCGAGCGAGGCGGGCCGTTTCCCCTTCCGCGAGGTGGCCGTGGTGCCACGGCCGCAGGAGGCGCTGGCCGGCTCGGGCGCGGACGCCGGGGAGGCGTCCGGCGGCCCCGAGGTGATCGTCGCCTGCACCTCGCCGGCCAGCGTGCGGCTCACGGCGGAACGCGGTCTGCCGATGCTGCTCGGCATGCATGTCGGGGACGAGGAGAAGGCCGAAATGGTGGCGTTGTGGCAGCGGCACGCGCGCGCCGCGGGGCGCACGCCGGAAGAGGTCCACCGCGCCGCGCACGTCTCGGCCGGGGTCGCGCAGATCGCGGACCGGCGCCTGGACGCGGCGGAGACGCTGCAGAAGGCGATGCCGGGGTGGCTCAAGCAGGGGCTCGACGCACACGTCACGGTCGACGGCCGCCCCCGGGCCATGCGGGACCCGCTCGCGTACACGGAACTGCTCTGCGGACTGCACCCGGTGGGCACCCCGCAGCTGTGCGCCGACCGGATCGCGGCAACCTCGGAGCGCACGGGGATCACACGCTTCGCGCTGCTGGTCGAGGGTTCGGGCGATCTGGCGACGACCGAGGAGAACGTCCGCAGGCTCGGTGCCGAAGTGCTGCCCCAGCTCGGCTGA
- a CDS encoding SCO5389 family protein codes for MSLDVSPALLEQAERGEVDEAEFVDCVRTSLPYAWEMISSLVAQLKVDGGEFADNQTPPPTEQARGQLLRALASDAIRGALQRHFGVRLAFQNCHRVAVFPLDASVDDRLARFTSIRGQLLNQSPELRDC; via the coding sequence ATGTCGCTCGACGTCTCACCGGCGCTGTTGGAACAGGCCGAGCGAGGCGAGGTCGATGAAGCGGAATTCGTCGACTGCGTCCGGACCTCCCTGCCTTACGCATGGGAGATGATCAGCTCCCTGGTGGCCCAGCTGAAGGTTGACGGCGGAGAGTTCGCCGACAACCAGACGCCGCCGCCCACCGAGCAGGCGCGCGGCCAGCTCCTGCGGGCGCTGGCGAGTGACGCGATTCGCGGCGCTCTGCAGCGCCACTTCGGAGTGCGGCTCGCATTCCAGAACTGCCACCGTGTGGCGGTTTTCCCGCTGGACGCGTCCGTGGACGACAGGCTCGCCCGGTTCACATCGATCCGGGGCCAGCTGCTCAACCAGTCGCCCGAACTGCGGGACTGCTGA